A region of Triplophysa rosa linkage group LG16, Trosa_1v2, whole genome shotgun sequence DNA encodes the following proteins:
- the st3gal1l3 gene encoding CMP-N-acetylneuraminate-beta-galactosamide-alpha-2,3-sialyltransferase 1 isoform X2 — MRRFSQRRMRTLMALCCALTFSMLVLSCTLGEPSLYFFRLVVGLSDSSCACSRCISHLNPQRDEDGWFMERFNESFKPLLSRSNSFISDDTYRWWQWLQAEMNPSNLSSVLDRLFQLIPADEHYDDGGPHRCRICSVVGNSGNLWESHYGSDIDASDFVIRMNQAPTEGFERDVGCKTTHHVLYPESAVDLNNSTSLLLIPFKTLDLEWITSALTTGNISHTYVPVMSHIRANKHKVLIYSPSFMKYVYDSWLEGHGRYPSTGFLSLMFAVHVCDERALQTADVCAHLKTSSFLTPESYSKCLHT; from the exons ATGAGGCGGTTTTCTCAGAGGAGAATGAGGACATTGATGGCGCTGTGCTGCGCTCTGACTTTCTCAATGTTGGTGTTGAGTTGTACGCTCGGAGAACCCTCGCTGTACTTCTTCAGATTGGTGGTGGGTCTGTCCGACAGCTCGTGTGCCTGTTCACGCTGCATCTCTCACCTGAATCCCCAGCGTGATGAGGACGGCTGGTTTATGGAGCGTTTCAATGAGTCCTTCAAGCCGCTGCTGTCCAGATCCAACAGTTTCATCTCAGACGACACGTACAGATGGTGGCAG TGGCTCCAGGCAGAGATGAATCCCTCTAATCTGAGCTCAGTGTTGGACAGATTATTCCAGTTGATCCCGGCTGATGAACACTATGATGATGGCGGTCCACATCGCTGTCGAATCTGCTCTGTAGTGGGAAACTCTGGGAATCTCTGGGAGTCTCATTATGGCTCGGACATCGATGCCAGTGATTTTGTCATACG AATGAATCAGGCTCCGACAGAAGGTTTTGAGAGAGATGTGGGCTGTAAGACCACTCATCACGTCTTGTATCCAGAAAGCGCTGTTGATTTGAATAATTCCACAAGTCTTcttctcattccctttaaaactCTGGATCTGGAGTGGATCACCAGCGCGCTGACCACCGGAAACATCTCACA CACGTATGTACCTGTCATGTCTCACATCAGAGCCAATAAACACAAG GTGTTAATCTACAGTCCCAGCTTTATGAAGTATGTGTATGACTCGTGGCTGGAGGGTCATGGCAGATATCCTTCCActggctttctctctctcatgtttGCGGTTCATGTCTGTGATGAG AGGGCGCTGCAGACTGCTGATGTATGCGCACACTTGAAGACCTCGTCATTTCTGACACCAGAGTCATACTCAAAGTGCCTGCACACATGA
- the st3gal1l3 gene encoding CMP-N-acetylneuraminate-beta-galactosamide-alpha-2,3-sialyltransferase 1 isoform X1: MRRFSQRRMRTLMALCCALTFSMLVLSCTLGEPSLYFFRLVVGLSDSSCACSRCISHLNPQRDEDGWFMERFNESFKPLLSRSNSFISDDTYRWWQWLQAEMNPSNLSSVLDRLFQLIPADEHYDDGGPHRCRICSVVGNSGNLWESHYGSDIDASDFVIRMNQAPTEGFERDVGCKTTHHVLYPESAVDLNNSTSLLLIPFKTLDLEWITSALTTGNISHTYVPVMSHIRANKHKVLIYSPSFMKYVYDSWLEGHGRYPSTGFLSLMFAVHVCDEVNVFGFGADPDGNWHHYWEKNMQGGAFRHTGVHDGDYEYNITLLLADKHKITLYT, from the exons ATGAGGCGGTTTTCTCAGAGGAGAATGAGGACATTGATGGCGCTGTGCTGCGCTCTGACTTTCTCAATGTTGGTGTTGAGTTGTACGCTCGGAGAACCCTCGCTGTACTTCTTCAGATTGGTGGTGGGTCTGTCCGACAGCTCGTGTGCCTGTTCACGCTGCATCTCTCACCTGAATCCCCAGCGTGATGAGGACGGCTGGTTTATGGAGCGTTTCAATGAGTCCTTCAAGCCGCTGCTGTCCAGATCCAACAGTTTCATCTCAGACGACACGTACAGATGGTGGCAG TGGCTCCAGGCAGAGATGAATCCCTCTAATCTGAGCTCAGTGTTGGACAGATTATTCCAGTTGATCCCGGCTGATGAACACTATGATGATGGCGGTCCACATCGCTGTCGAATCTGCTCTGTAGTGGGAAACTCTGGGAATCTCTGGGAGTCTCATTATGGCTCGGACATCGATGCCAGTGATTTTGTCATACG AATGAATCAGGCTCCGACAGAAGGTTTTGAGAGAGATGTGGGCTGTAAGACCACTCATCACGTCTTGTATCCAGAAAGCGCTGTTGATTTGAATAATTCCACAAGTCTTcttctcattccctttaaaactCTGGATCTGGAGTGGATCACCAGCGCGCTGACCACCGGAAACATCTCACA CACGTATGTACCTGTCATGTCTCACATCAGAGCCAATAAACACAAG GTGTTAATCTACAGTCCCAGCTTTATGAAGTATGTGTATGACTCGTGGCTGGAGGGTCATGGCAGATATCCTTCCActggctttctctctctcatgtttGCGGTTCATGTCTGTGATGAG GTGAATGTGTTTGGATTCGGTGCGGATCCGGATGGAAACTGGCATCATTACTGGGAGAAGAACATGCAGGGAGGAGCGTTTCGACACACCGGCGTTCATGATGGAGATTATGAGTACAACATCACACTTCTGCTGGCAGACAAACACAAGATCACTCTctacacatga